Within the Salarias fasciatus chromosome 2, fSalaFa1.1, whole genome shotgun sequence genome, the region CTGGCATTGATGAAAAGTAAATCTTCAGCATCCTCACCTGTACTCCAGCCTCGATGCAGGCCAGGATAACAGTCTGCGTGCCCTGAATGTTGACCCTCTCAAACAGTGCCCGGTCGTCGCTCCCAGGGAATGGGGAGGCACAGTGGAAAACCAGAGACACATCCTTCAGAGCTGTCAGTAGGGCCTGCAGTGGAGCCAAGCAAACAGGTTTATTTTCATAAGAAGTGGCAGGAATAACATTTCTAGTTTCTTTTTACTTTGATACATCTTAGAAGTCACCTAATATAAGTGAGATGAATGTTACCTGTTTGTCACAGAGATCTCCCATGTGAAAAACTACACCTGGCAGCTCGTAGCTCTGCCGGATATCAAACACAGACACTGAATAGCCTCgatccagcagcttctccaccagGTGTCTGCCCAGGAAGCCCGAGCCCCCGATGACTGCACATCGCTTATTGCCCTGCACCGCGACACAGACTGTTCACACTCATACCATTCAATTTACATTAGTTGGAGTTGAATGAAGGTTTGACTCACCGGTCGAACACGTGTAGCCATCACAAAAAGCGAGCAGGTTAGACTTTCTCCTGCAGGAAGAGGCAGCGAAATGGTTCAAATACTTCTTCTAACGTTAAGTCTTCGTCAGACTAAGTAAACACACATGACATGAGTAGTAAAGCCAGAAGTTTGAGAGGATGACTTACCTGAAACTTCAAGACTCACGGTCTACCGTCCGAATCAGCTGAGAGAGAACagctctgtgattggtggaGCCCGAGCTCTGCTCGTTCactgacagccaatcagcgttaGGATACGTCAAAGAGCGCCACACTGTGGACCAATGAGAATCAAGAACCGGGTTCCTCCCGCCCCCGTTGTTTGAAGACCACGCCTCCTAGCTTGTGCGCATGTATTTCTGAATGAACTCACTTCACTAAAAGGATATAACAGCTCGCCCTGCGTTACATTTGTTCAATAATCTGACACAGAACGACTAAAATACGTTCAAGCAGCCGAAGTTATAAATGCTGAGAAGGAAAACAGACTTGGAACAGACATTCCCCAAATAATATAAAAGTTGAGAGAAACATtgaaaggtctttttttttggacGGGGATGGGGCATCTGCATTTTATATAAATAGTTATTTATGCCTTTCACGCAGGTGGGTTTATAAATTTATCATTGTTCCAATAGTGCCAATCACATCTGGAAAAACACCTTTTTCTCTCCACCACAATAGAGGAGAGTAcgtatagaatagaatagaatagaatagaatagaatagaatagaatagaatagaatagaatagaatagaatagaacaggaATTCCAAAGTACATTTGgaacattttgcattaataacaTTTATCCACTCTGGTCTTCAGAGGGATGTTTTACATTGTTTCCCTAATGGCATGGCAacctcatcttttttttctgtgaatttgtAGGTAATATAAAAACGCtcactgtatttttcttctgttttggaCTCTGGGACTGTTTTTTTGGGGCAGTATTTACACAGTTATACTGGTAATTTGCTCTTATGCTGCAAGAACCATCTCTACCTCCTCCATCTGTTTGTTGTACACAAATGAACCGGGCTTTCATATCCTTTATAAAAACGTCTCTGGATTTTATTTCTCCTCATTTCTGACTCCATCATATCAACCTCGTGAGTTTGAGCACCAATCATCTTTTTGCCCGACTGGTGCGCTTGATTTATCCACCGTCTGTGCCTGAGTAAAAGCCTTCAGCGGGTCGAAAGCGGCGGACTCCACGGCGGGCGGAGCCGGTGAATGAATCGAACGCCTCCTCTGTGTTCCAGCGGCAGCCGTGGATGCTGCTAGCTTCGTTATTCTCTCCTCCGCGCCACAGCTCACGTTTCTACAAGAAGCAGGTGGTTTTCACTGAACTTACAGGCTGATTTAAGTTTTCCGTTAAACAGGCGGTTCATGAGGGGCAGTTTGGTGTTCTCCTCCTGGATAAATGATCAGGAAGCTTTATAAAGCAGAAGATAACGGTGGTTACCTTTTGAATCTGCAATCCCTTTTctccagcaacacaaacaactCCTAATGGTGAGTGCAGATGTTTTATAACCGAATGACTCCAATAAATCCATACCTGTTTGTTACATGTCGGATTTCAGAATGCTGATGATGTGACcacacatttcattatttttgattGATCCCTCACAAACCTCTGAACATATACtgatgtgtgttgtgtttccacCAGGCAACCAGTGCCAAGAGGCCGTCTCTGCAGGGCCCAGTGCCCCCTCCCCGGAAGAAGACCACCCCCAAGCCCGAGCTGACTGAGGAGCAGAAGCAGGAGATCAGGGAGGCCTTCGAGCTGTTCGACACTGACGGATCTGGATATATTGATgtgaaggagctgaaggtgaGCGGCCTCATACCTGGAACCACACTCAGTTCTGTTTccacctgctgtgtttctctctctctctctctctctctctctctctcctgtctgatGCTGAGCAGGTGGCCATGAGGGCTCTGGGCTTTGAACCCAAGAAAGAGGAGATCAAGAAGATGATTGGAGAAGTGGATAAGGACGGCACAGGAAAGATCTCCTTCGCTGACTTCCTCGCCATCATGACTCAGAAAATGGTACTGTATATATGCATATAATAAACTATTTTAGCATGTATGCATGCAGTTTTACATCTCTTTAGTCCTAGAAAGTGTATAGGTTGTCTTTCAAGACTGCAAAAaggtttgtttaattttttttctgctcagtaTTTCATTTCTAATGCAGCTTTTCCCATTTAtgagtttgtttttcactctATCATAGTAATCATGAGCATCGTTTTGCCATAATATATGTTAGCGTTTGTCTCTAcctaaataataaaatatagtGTAACAATGATAATCCcgatttatttacttttattttaaaaacagcaatactaaaaataaaaacgctaaCCGTCTTCTCTGGTTTTAGGCTGAGAAAGACTCGAAAGAGGAGATCCTGAAGGCTTTCCGCCTGTTCGATGATGACGAGACGGGGAAGATCTCATTCAGGAATCTAAAGAGGGTCGCCAAAGAACTGGGAGAGAACCTGACCGATGAAGAACTGCAGGTGAGAAGTAATAATTTAATCAAACAATATTCAGATACATAAACCACATCTGGTATAGTGAAGAGTCAGTTATGCTTTCCAAATTCAAACACAAGTCGAAAATTTTGAATTATTTGCCAAATAATTCACTCAGGAATACAATCAGAGAAGATAATTTTCATTATCTTCCTCTTGTGATTTCTACAGGAGATGATCGACGAGGCGGACAGGGACGGAGACGGCGAGGTCAACCAGCAGGAGTTCCTGCGCATCATGAAGAAGACCTGTCTGTACTGAAGGATGTCCGCCACGGCAGTGTGGAGGCGGCCAGTGGGGGGTTTTAGATGTGATGCTGCTCAAAAGTTCATCAAAGGAGAACCTTTATTAATACCTTTATTGTGCAGTGCCATACGTTTTCACATACAATAtatcaatcaaaacagaaaacactcatttcaGGTGTCGAGGAAGATGCAGTGGTGAAATGCCAAgttctttctcttttatttgAACTCTTTGTCAACTTTATTcataccaaaaaaaaagcaacagaaaaccTATTTTCTTGTATGGAATGCTGCATATCTTCATAGTTATATTCGGTATAATATATGTTTGTTGTTGAGAATTTCCGAGTGCCTGCTTCTCTAATGATTCTGTGACAAATCCAGTACATTCCAGCGCTTCAGTGTCTGCACTTTGTTAGCTCCATCTGTACATTGATTGGGTTTTTcctcagtgcttttttttctcccgttTTCTCTGGAGAAGTGTCTGATGTGAGCAGCTGGTTTCCCGCCGATGACAGGGGAGTGAGCGCCGTCTGTGGATTTGTGCCTGTACCTCTTTAAAGGGGCAATCGCCACAATCAGGGAAGCTGCCCGACCTCGCCACAGGTCCTACCATCTACTAATTCAGGGGTTCTCAAAGTGGAGCAAGATGAGCAGGAGCACTTTAACCGCTCACTAGAGGTTAGGTATCTGTTTTCACTTGCTATGTATCATTCCTTCAGTTCTGTCATTTTTGGTCTCAAAAAGAGTTTCACATATTTAGAATTACCCACAGTTAAATTGGACAGCAGGACCCAGTTGGCCCGCCGGCCACAGCTTGGGCACCTCTGCTGTTCAATCTTGAATGATTGTACTCTAAAacttgatttctatttttttttttttttttgtttcatgatAAATTAATTCAGAAAGCATTTGCTTTAGCAAAATAATTTGACCTCCCACTCTTCATTAAATCGTGGTTAAAAACATATGTAATGCTGCAGGAAcgtgtttcccccccccccccccgaatcatctgctgctgctgtgctctgcagccccaCTCTGAGAACCCCTCATCTATGCTTGAGGCTTTTTGTTGTAGCTTTGAATATTTATCCCCGTTGTTGAGCAGATCTTTCTCTATCCCTGGATGTTTTGTATGATGTAAAGTAATTTGACTGCATAGTAGTGTTTAATGTacaaattaaatatattgaaGCATCGTCtcggatttttattttttttttattcaataagcAGTTGAACGATTgcctttaaaacaaacattggAAAAGATTGAATGTTTTCCCCACAGCTCCAATTAAACATGTTATTCccatgtgaaatgaaaaaaaaaactagataGAATGACTCAACTAAACTCCCAGAATTCAGTTTCATTGTTGATAAACtagaaaatatcaacatttctcAAAATTATGTAAAATGATGGTTCTTGACTGAGGTACAGGTCAAACATAATTATTTGTGACAGCGAAGTATCACCgagtttatttgaaaaaaatagaataaaaaaaaggacGATATCACAGTGGACCGACAtataaaaatacatcaaaatcaGATGTGCGTCTTGACACTGAAATGCCCGTTAATTAAACTTAACAACTCATCTGGACATAAACGGCTCATAGTGCAGAAAAACACGCTGATAAGACTGATTTTTTTCACGTCACACACAGAATTAAACCCATCAGATTGAGAGATGGCGGCTCAGTGTGTATGAAGCGTCTGAGGTATTTCTGGCTTCCAGCGGGTTGTTAGCAGGTCAGCTTTCGCTCAGCTTCGTCTTTGAGGCGAAGTCCGCGCTGAGCTTGCGCATCACTTCCGCGTGGCTCTGTCCCGCCAGCTCCTGACGCACATTCCCGTAATTCTCCTTCACAAACTTGGCGAAAGGCGTGGCGCCGCGCGGATTGGAGGGAGTCAGGAGGACCAGCTGGCCCTTGCACAGCGCGCACACAAACCTCTGGGTGTCCAGCGATTTGGAATGACGGCCGATTCTGTGGAGGGGAATCACAGAGCAAAGATTACGCACCGGTTGAAACTGAgggggggaataaaaaaaaaaaaaaaaaagaagtgaaatgtGGCGTACTTATTCTGGCAGCGGGTGCACTGGTACTGATACTTGTAGTTGATGTCGTAGCTGTGGCAGCGGGTGACCATGGGCAGCTCGGGATGCACCAGCGTGGCTTTCCGGGCGTACAGCTTCCAGAAGCTGCCGTGTCCGTCCCTCACGTTGTTGATCAGCCACGTGGCGGCGTGGCACATCTCGTGTATGAGCGTGTCCCTGAGACGGTCTGGGAGGCGACAACAGCAGGAGAATTTAGCCATGCGCTGTGAGAAGTCATGATGGCACATTTTTGAACTAAACTAAACGTTTGAACTAAAACTCTCCTTTATTTATATATAACATTATAACATCCTTCTCGGTTTGGTTTACTACCTGCAGAGTCA harbors:
- the cetn2 gene encoding caltractin, whose product is MATSAKRPSLQGPVPPPRKKTTPKPELTEEQKQEIREAFELFDTDGSGYIDVKELKVAMRALGFEPKKEEIKKMIGEVDKDGTGKISFADFLAIMTQKMAEKDSKEEILKAFRLFDDDETGKISFRNLKRVAKELGENLTDEELQEMIDEADRDGDGEVNQQEFLRIMKKTCLY